Proteins encoded in a region of the Corvus hawaiiensis isolate bCorHaw1 chromosome 31, bCorHaw1.pri.cur, whole genome shotgun sequence genome:
- the LOC125318852 gene encoding collagen alpha-1(III) chain-like → MEPRELSPSLLESLVAVVATLGELAAAVAGSNGDVQLAVSPGSLHKGLVAFIDHLRDALDHQGSTRLGQALAALRAAQGATWAHVAAEATAWRDSVAEVADKWTRVVREATELCNACAHAATAEAAAEATAGDRGDKMAHWGTATDSLVATSRQLLEALGKALGSPGQGPGPGPGQGLLGLSSGRVRDRGGRGHRQGGDGHQGHGGGHGGHQQGEGGRHEQAASGGGPGAAGALGGRVRQGHGAAPGAAAPARGHRGHPGRGAGHQRGVPRRPRGRGGRGGRGRAAVASQLQPGHAAPAGDPRARPRPPAGRPRWPRRRRGGPEVPGGHREHPGAAAGAVTSPP, encoded by the exons ATGGAGCCCCGAGAG ctgtccccgtccctgctGGAGTCGCTGGTGGCCGTGGTGGCCACCCTGGGCGAGCTGGCGGCCGCCGTGGCCGGGTCGAATGGGGACGTCCAGCTGGCCGTGTCCCCGGGGTCCCTGCACAAGGGCCTGGTGGCCTTCATCGATCACCTCCGAGATGCCCTGGACCACCAGGGGAGCACCCGCCTGGGCCAGGCCCTGGCCGCCCTCAGGGCCGCCCAGGGGGCCACCTGGGCCCATGTGGCAGCCGAGGCCACCGCCTGGCGGGACTCGGTGGCCGAGGTGGCGGACAAATGGACCCGGGTGGTCAGGGAGGCCACCGAGCTCTGTAACGCCTGCGCGCACGCGGCCACCGCCGAGGCCGCCGCCGAGGCCACCGCGGGGGACCGGGGGGACAAGATGGCCCACTGGGGCACGGCCACGGACAGCCTGGTGGCCACGAGCcggcagctgctggaggcccTGGGCAAGGCCCTGGGAAGCCCTGGAcaaggccctggcccagggcctGGACAAGGCCTCCTTGGCCTCAGCAGTGGCCGAGTACGAGACCGAGGTGGCCGCGGCCACCGACAAGGTGGCGACGGCCACCAAGGCCATGGAGGAGGCCACGGTGGCCACCAGCAAGGCGAGGGCGGCCGCCACGAGCAAGCGGCGAGCGGAGGTGGCCCTGGGGCCGCTGGGGCGCTTGGTGGCCGCGTGCGCCAAGGCCACGGCGCTGCCCCGGGAGCTGCTGCGCCGGCTCGGGGCCATCGAGGCCACCCTGGACGGGGCGCGGGCCACCAACGCGGCGTCCCCCGACGTCCCCGAGGCCGCGGTGGCCGCGGTGGCCGAGGCCGAGCGGCTGTGGCgagccagctccagcctggccacGCGGCGCCTGCTGGGGACCCTCGGGCTCGTCCGCGACCTCCTGCTGGGCGGCCCCGGTGGCCCCGGCGGCGCCGAGGTGGCCCAGAGGTGCCGGGAGGCCATCGAGAGCATCCCGGGGCTGCTGCGGGCGCCGTGACGTCACCGCCGTGA